One segment of Theobroma cacao cultivar B97-61/B2 chromosome 9, Criollo_cocoa_genome_V2, whole genome shotgun sequence DNA contains the following:
- the LOC18587624 gene encoding uncharacterized protein LOC18587624, whose amino-acid sequence MQPQQGSRIDLGELKAQIVKKIGAERSKRYFSNLSRFLSQKLSKSEFDKSCYRILGRENLPLHNQLIRSILKNACQAKTPPPVHEAGPAKSLIQTVKSFPGREDGHEQTGSLVPNQNPNMVSWSNGVLPVSSPRKVRSGIRDRKLRDRPSPLGPNGKVESVSLQSMGTEDNGNKLGIENGGLTPYDYQRPVQHLQAVAEQLEIEREGLVRSTEKPRVPTKDQTEGAIVEDGEEVEQANHINLSRSPLLAPLGIPFCSASVGGTRKAIPLVSSGDFISYYDSGGLYDTETLKKRMEQIAAAQGLGGVSVESASMLNNMLDVYLKKLIRSCVDLAGSRSTHQLRKHSAHKQQPQGKLVNGMWPSNHLHMQSSSGPAEVMQEQGQRCSISLLDFKVAMELNPQQLGEDWPLLLEKTCMHSMEE is encoded by the coding sequence ATGCAACCGCAGCAGGGCTCTAGAATTGATTTAGGCGAATTGAAAGCTCAGATAGTGAAGAAGATTGGGGCTGAGAGGTCAAAAAGGTATTTTAGTAATTTGAGTAGGTTTTTAAGTCAGAAGCTCAGTAAAAGTGAGTTCGATAAGTCATGCTACCGCATTCTTGGGAGGGAGAACCTGCCACTTCATAATCAGTTGATACGATCAATCTTGAAAAATGCATGCCAGGCTAAGACTCCGCCACCAGTTCATGAAGCGGGTCCCGCAAAATCTTTGATACAAACTGTGAAAAGTTTTCCTGGTAGAGAAGATGGACATGAACAAACTGGATCCCTTGTTCCCAATCAGAATCCAAATATGGTCAGTTGGTCAAATGGGGTTTTGCCAGTATCGTCCCCACGAAAGGTTAGGTCTGGAATACGGGATAGAAAGCTCAGGGATAGGCCCAGCCCGTTGGGGCCAAATGGTAAAGTTGAGAGTGTCTCACTTCAATCAATGGGTACGGAAGACAATGGCAATAAATTGGGTATAGAAAATGGGGGTTTGACTCCATATGATTATCAAAGACCAGTGCAACATCTTCAAGCAGTTGCCGAGCaacttgaaattgaaagagaaGGTTTAGTGCGATCCACAGAAAAACCGAGGGTGCCTACTAAGGATCAGACTGAAGGAGCCATTGTTGAAGATGGGGAGGAGGTGGAGCAAGCTAACCACATTAATCTCTCTAGAAGTCCTCTGCTCGCACCACTTGGGATTCCATTTTGCTCCGCTAGTGTTGGTGGGACCCGCAAAGCTATACCATTGGTTAGCAGTGGCGACTTCATTAGCTACTATGACAGTGGCGGTTTGTATGACACTGAGACATTGAAGAAACGTATGGAGCAGATTGCGGCAGCGCAGGGCCTTGGAGGGGTTTCTGTGGAATCTGCTAGTATGTTGAATAACATGTTGGATGTATACTTGAAGAAACTGATCAGGTCATGTGTTGATTTGGCGGGATCAAGGTCTACACATCAGTTGAGAAAGCACTCTGCCCACAAGCAGCAGCCTCAAGGCAAGCTTGTTAATGGGATGTGGCCAAGTAATCACTTGCATATGCAGAGTAGCTCTGGGCCTGCAGAAGTTATGCAGGAACAGGGGCAGCGGTGCTCAATATCTTTGCTTGATTTCAAAGTGGCAATGGAGCTAAATCCCCAGCAGCTGGGTGAAGATTGGCCATTGCTGCTGGAAAAAACTTGTATGCATTCGATGGAAGAATGA
- the LOC18587625 gene encoding E3 ubiquitin-protein ligase MBR2, whose protein sequence is MDGYAGKRAVDGLVVPGKRSGLILKDHVNNRERNAQFCNRIGCNGRLNSMKGTPNGCLEKAKSSRPSYRTSSSGKEIIGSSSRAYSAVSNTRKSSRNPQKKLPSQLETDSSETSSVQDEPEVSELIPPPGKIQRGLQPDSEDGDSREVTVMEVGSSSVASSTRSRRNFIQRSGLGNQDSLPSPSVTLASRSASQATRANASKYGLRNLKCNSISDVVPSGCSSSDSSLSRRKETVKKRNSDGEGSSSTRGKKLSGSSLEGRNNISSHGVSISDSRRARNWPPNRDSGVASVRTQRSNSSYGRGRLPNHANGNSITLNESPVVIPQVHQSDIPIDLNAPVSTETAATRASSYGRAGSISESLRSVMPSSPSEVGITRSSLNLDSFQRYNMDGIAEVLLALERIEQDEELTYEQLLVLETSLFLNGLNFYDQHREMRLDIDNMSYEELLALEERMGSVSTALSEEALSKCLTKSIYEATSSEDGNVSCEGEKDDVKCSICQEEYVIGDEVGRLQCEHRYHVACIQQWLRVKNWCPICKASAEPMQSSAPSS, encoded by the exons ATGGATGGGTATGCTGGTAAAAGAGCTGTTGATGGGCTTGTTGTACCTGGCAAGAGATCAGGTCTCATCTTGAAGGATCATGTTAATAACAGAGAACGAAATGCTCAATTTTGCAACCGAATTGGATGCAATGGCAGGCTGAACTCCATGAAAGGTACGCCAAATGGCTGCTTGGAAAAAGCCAAATCTTCTAGGCCTTCTTACCGCACTTCATCAAGTGGCAAGGAAATAATTGGAAGTTCTTCTAGGGCATACTCTGCAGTTAGCAACACAAGAAAATCCTCTAGAAATCCTCAGAAAAAGCTACCATCTCAGCTGGAAACAGATTCATCTGAAACTAGTAGTGTTCAGGATGAGCCAGAAGTGTCAGAACTCATACCCCCACCAGGAAAGATTCAAAGAGGGCTGCAGCCTGATTCTGAAGATGGTGATTCTAGGGAAGTTACAGTGATGGAAGTGGGGAGCTCTAGTGTAGCGTCAAGCACAAGATCAAGGAGAAATTTTATTCAGAGATCTGGGTTGGGCAACCAGGATAGTCTGCCCAGTCCATCTGTTACTTTGGCATCTCGAAGTGCTTCCCAGGCAACTCGTGCTAATGCAAGCAAGTACGGTTTGAGAAATCTAAAATGTAACTCTATTTCTGATGTTGTCCCATCTGGTTGTTCATCATCAGATTCAAGCCTTAGCAGAAGGAAAGAAACAGTTAAAAAGAGAAACTCTGATGGAGAGGGTAGTTCCTCCACGAGGGGAAAGAAGTTGAGTGGGTCATCTTTGGAGGGACGAAACAACATTTCTAGCCACGGTGTTTCTATTTCTGATTCAAGGCGAGCCAGAAATTGGCCTCCTAACAGGGATAGTGGTGTTGCTTCAGTTAGGACTCAGAGATCAAACAGTAGTTATGGCAGAGGGAGACTCCCTAACCATGCAAATGGAAATAGTATAACTTTGAACGAGTCCCCCGTAGTCATCCCGCAAGTTCATCAATCTGATATACCTATTGATTTGAATGCCCCTGTTTCTACAGAAACTGCTGCAACTCGTGCTAGTTCTTACGGTCGAGCAGGTAGTATCAGTGAGAGTTTACGCAGTGTCATGCCCTCTAGTCCTTCAGAAGTTGGCATTACCCGCTCTTCATTGAATCTGGATAGCTTCCAGCGCTACAATATGGATGGCATTGCAGAG GTATTATTAGCACTTGAGAGGATTGAACAGGATGAAGAATTGACGTATGAG CAATTACTTGTTCTAGAGACCAGCTTGTTCCTTAATGGCCTAAACTTTTATGACCAGCATAGAGAAATGAGACTGGATATAGATAATATGTCATATGAG GAATTACTAGCTCTAGAAGAGAGGATGGGTTCTGTGAGCACTGCATTATCAGAAGAAGCATTGTCAAAATGCCTTACAAAAAGCATCTATGAGGCAACATCTTCAGAGGATGGAAATGTCAGCTGTGAGGGTGAAAAGGATGATGTCAAATGCAGTATATGTCAG GAAGAGTATGTCATCGGTGATGAAGTAGGGAGGTTGCAGTGCGAGCACAGGTATCATGTGGCATGCATACAGCAGTGGCTGCGGGTGAAGAATTGGTGCCCTATTTGCAAAGCATCAGCCGAACCCATGCAGTCTTCCGCGCCCTCCTCGTAA